A genomic segment from Osmerus mordax isolate fOsmMor3 chromosome 5, fOsmMor3.pri, whole genome shotgun sequence encodes:
- the LOC136942724 gene encoding zinc finger protein 180-like, whose amino-acid sequence MDTEKARHHHCDQCGKSFSQSGHLERHQPVHSGEKPYHCDQCGKSFSQSETLKRHQHFHSGEKPYHCDQCGKSFSLSGHLEMHHRVHSGEKPYHCDQCGKSFSQSETLKTHQRVHSGEKPYHCDQCGKSFSQSETLKRHHRVHSGEKPYHCDQCGKSFSQSETLKTHQRVHSGEKPYHCDQCGKSFSQSETLKRHQHVHSGEKPYHCDQCEKSFSQSGNSKTHQRVHSGEKPYHCDQCGKSFSQSGDLERHQRVHSGEKPYHCDQCGKSFSQSETLKRHQRVHSGEKPYHCDQCGKSFSQSETLKRHQHVHQL is encoded by the coding sequence ATGGACACGGAAAAGGCCAGACATCaccactgtgaccagtgtgggaagagcttTAGTCAGTCAGGACATTTAGAGAGACACCAGCCtgttcactcaggagagaagccgtaccactgtgaccagtgtgggaagagTTTCAGTCAGTCAGAAACCTTAAAGAGACACCAGCATTttcactcaggagagaagccgtaccactgtgaccagtgtgggaagagTTTCAGTCTGTCAGGACATTTAGAGATGCACCATCGtgttcactcaggagagaagccgtaccactgtgaccagtgtgggaagagcttcagtCAGTCAGAAACCTTAAAGACACACCAGCGtgttcactcaggagagaagccgtaccactgtgaccagtgtgggaagagcttcagtCAGTCAGAAACCTTAAAGAGACACCATCGtgttcactcaggagagaagccgtaccactgtgaccagtgtggaAAGAGCTTCAGTCAGTCAGAAACCTTAAAGACACACCAGCGtgttcactcaggagagaagccgtaccactgtgaccagtgtgggaagagcttcagtCAGTCAGAAACCTTAAAGAGACACCAGCAtgttcactcaggagagaagccgtaccactgtgaccagtgtgaGAAGAGCTTCAGTCAGTCAGGAAACTCAAAGACACACCAGCGtgttcactcaggagagaagccgtaccactgtgaccagtgtgggaagagcttcagtCAATCAGGAGACTTAGAGAGACACCAGCGtgttcactcaggagagaagccgtaccactgtgaccagtgtgggaagagcttcagtCAGTCAGAAACCTTAAAGAGACACCAGCGtgttcactcaggagagaagccgtaccactgtgaccagtgtgggaagagcttcagtCAGTCAGAAACCTTAAAGAGACACCAGCATGTTCACCAGCTCTGA